One segment of Gordonia terrae DNA contains the following:
- a CDS encoding pyridoxal-phosphate dependent enzyme, giving the protein MLRTVIDTVDGPVDVALKLEYTQLGGCFKPRGSLWATLHARDQGILTDAGVLVASGGNAAIGATVAARIVGVPVTVVIPETAPPVKIDALRAAGARVHLIGRRYSEAADAAEELADQTGALALHAYDLPDIVAGAGTIGLELIDDVPGPLTTVVCVGGGGLLAGLAATLRPGDHLVGVEPLGASCLHQALAAGTPVPVELESVAADSLGATRVGDLCWNAVAENPAVRSIIVTDDQIIAARRMLWDSHRILVEHGTATAVAGVTSGQIRPQPDSTLCIVLCGANTALAV; this is encoded by the coding sequence ATGCTGCGCACGGTCATCGACACCGTCGACGGCCCGGTCGACGTGGCCCTCAAACTCGAGTACACCCAGCTCGGCGGGTGTTTCAAACCGCGGGGCAGTCTGTGGGCGACCCTGCATGCCCGCGACCAGGGGATTCTGACCGACGCCGGTGTGCTCGTCGCCTCCGGCGGCAATGCCGCGATCGGCGCGACGGTCGCGGCGCGGATCGTCGGCGTCCCGGTCACCGTGGTCATCCCCGAGACGGCACCGCCGGTCAAGATCGACGCGCTGCGCGCCGCGGGTGCGCGGGTGCATCTCATCGGACGGCGCTACTCCGAGGCCGCCGATGCGGCCGAGGAGCTCGCAGACCAGACGGGCGCACTGGCGCTCCACGCCTACGATCTACCGGACATCGTCGCCGGCGCGGGCACGATCGGTCTCGAGCTCATCGACGACGTGCCCGGGCCACTCACGACCGTCGTCTGTGTCGGCGGTGGCGGACTGCTGGCCGGCCTCGCCGCGACGCTACGCCCGGGCGATCACCTCGTCGGCGTCGAACCGCTCGGTGCCTCGTGCCTGCACCAGGCACTCGCCGCAGGGACGCCCGTGCCCGTCGAACTGGAGAGCGTGGCCGCCGACTCTCTCGGCGCGACCCGGGTCGGCGACCTGTGCTGGAATGCCGTCGCCGAGAACCCCGCCGTCCGCAGCATAATCGTGACCGACGACCAGATCATCGCGGCGCGACGGATGCTCTGGGACTCCCATCGCATCCTCGTCGAACACGGTACCGCCACGGCCGTCGCCGGTGTGACCTCGGGACAGATTCGGCCGCAACCCGATTCGACGCTGTGCATCGTGCTGTGCGGGGCCAACACCGCATTGGCGGTGTGA
- a CDS encoding bifunctional methylenetetrahydrofolate dehydrogenase/methenyltetrahydrofolate cyclohydrolase, translating into MTAIRLDGKTTRDEIFADLAERVEKLRLAGVTPGLGTVLVGDDPGSHSYVKGKHADCARIGVASIRKDLPADATTEQLNAAIDELNADPACTGYIVQLPLPRHLDENAALERIDPLKDADGLHPINLGRLVLGKESTLPCTPRGVIHLLRRYDVPLAGARVTVVGRGVTIGRPIGLLLTRRSENATVTLCHTGTTDLASEIERADIVVAAAGVPHLITADMVKPGAAVVDVGVSRTDEGRLVGDVHPDVWDVAGHVSPNPGGVGPLTRAFLLVNVVERAEQTLASGGGGDA; encoded by the coding sequence GTGACCGCGATACGACTCGATGGGAAGACCACGCGCGACGAGATCTTCGCTGATCTGGCCGAACGGGTGGAGAAGCTCCGGCTGGCGGGTGTCACCCCTGGTCTCGGCACCGTTCTGGTCGGCGATGACCCGGGTTCGCACTCCTACGTCAAGGGCAAGCACGCCGACTGCGCGCGCATCGGCGTCGCCTCGATCCGCAAGGATCTCCCGGCCGACGCCACGACCGAACAGCTCAACGCCGCGATCGACGAACTCAACGCGGACCCGGCCTGCACCGGCTACATCGTGCAGTTGCCGCTGCCCCGGCACCTCGACGAGAACGCCGCGCTCGAGCGGATCGATCCGCTCAAGGACGCCGACGGACTCCACCCGATCAACCTCGGGCGGCTGGTCCTGGGCAAGGAATCGACGCTGCCCTGCACCCCGCGCGGCGTCATCCACCTGCTGCGCCGCTACGACGTCCCGCTGGCCGGAGCCCGGGTCACCGTCGTCGGGCGCGGCGTCACCATCGGCAGGCCCATCGGTCTGCTCCTCACCCGCCGCAGCGAGAACGCCACGGTCACCCTGTGCCACACCGGGACCACCGATCTCGCGTCCGAGATCGAACGCGCCGACATCGTGGTCGCCGCCGCGGGTGTGCCGCACCTCATCACCGCGGACATGGTCAAGCCAGGTGCCGCGGTGGTCGACGTGGGGGTCAGCCGCACCGACGAGGGTCGTCTCGTCGGCGACGTACACCCCGACGTCTGGGACGTCGCCGGCCACGTGTCACCGAACCCCGGCGGCGTGGGACCGCTGACGCGAGCGTTCCTGCTCGTCAACGTTGTCGAACGCGCGGAGCAGACGCTCGCCTCCGGGGGTGGCGGCGACGCGTGA
- a CDS encoding DUF3017 domain-containing protein: MLVQLPYLLVMVGVLVAALLVMFDRWRRGSFVFGAALLVGAVLRAFIPSSQAGLLQVRGKTFDVTVMATVGGVMLWLAASIDSLGTD, from the coding sequence ATGCTCGTCCAACTCCCGTATCTGCTGGTGATGGTGGGTGTGCTCGTTGCGGCACTGCTCGTGATGTTCGATCGCTGGCGGCGTGGGTCGTTCGTCTTCGGGGCGGCGCTGCTCGTCGGCGCCGTGCTACGAGCCTTCATTCCTTCGTCGCAAGCCGGGTTGCTGCAGGTCAGGGGTAAGACGTTCGACGTCACGGTGATGGCGACGGTCGGCGGTGTGATGCTGTGGCTGGCGGCGTCGATCGACTCCTTGGGCACGGATTGA
- a CDS encoding Hsp70 family protein → MIHYVLLTRDDLGRSVVDSRVIDVDPTDGLDAAGRVNAGIDVMLTAARESATRVGPIGVAARTGSQRRQLRSRGSGPRRQVRLAGEDEAVLAYLADTGEVDRFTAAVVVDCGDTGMSLYTVDPREGRIGNPEHSTVLSGRRLDRSIVDQLTADNPALGEAGRTRADRSELRSACRTAKEEISYGGTSSAAESVVAVSAGAGRVTLSAAHVEQAIEPMIRDAREVFTRYIDAARSRGVRPDAVIFIGGLANLPAVRTIASGHDLEVVGPTAPELVVATGAALLALQSYSGAARLAFIGGKPQREWLSATPIAVAGAVIAATLMTIYAVSSSFADRPAVDPQPSVSSSVPPAAATSDSDPPVAPRPPSQPITRIPDEPVEPTVVAPVPTQQPVPQTGWNDPPAWATTELPPTRPSTSTSTRTLSPFPWPELPFPPGSTPTIPPELLPPGFLPPSAAPTPPPPTYTTPTPESPRTGSARPSSTRAQGETQAPSVPDSGRPADRGGESAPQIPPSPQPSSPVPTVPAPR, encoded by the coding sequence ATGATCCACTACGTCCTCCTGACGCGTGACGATCTCGGTCGCAGTGTGGTCGACTCGCGCGTCATCGACGTCGACCCCACCGACGGTCTCGATGCCGCCGGCCGCGTCAACGCCGGGATCGACGTGATGCTGACCGCGGCTCGCGAGTCCGCGACGAGGGTGGGACCCATCGGGGTGGCCGCACGCACGGGCAGTCAGCGCCGACAACTGCGTTCGAGGGGCAGCGGCCCCCGCCGCCAGGTCCGCCTCGCCGGCGAGGACGAGGCCGTTCTGGCCTACCTCGCCGACACCGGGGAGGTCGACCGCTTCACCGCCGCGGTCGTCGTCGACTGCGGCGACACCGGTATGTCTCTCTACACCGTCGACCCCCGCGAGGGCCGGATCGGCAATCCCGAACACTCGACGGTTCTGAGCGGCCGTCGCCTGGACCGATCCATCGTCGACCAGCTGACCGCGGACAACCCGGCCCTCGGTGAAGCCGGCCGCACCCGGGCCGATCGCAGCGAGTTGCGCAGCGCCTGCCGGACCGCGAAGGAAGAGATCTCCTACGGCGGGACTTCGTCCGCGGCCGAGTCCGTGGTGGCGGTCTCGGCGGGCGCGGGGCGCGTGACGCTGTCGGCGGCGCATGTCGAGCAGGCGATCGAGCCGATGATCCGGGACGCGAGAGAGGTGTTCACCCGGTACATCGACGCCGCACGATCGCGCGGCGTACGGCCGGACGCAGTGATCTTCATCGGCGGCCTCGCCAACCTTCCCGCGGTGCGCACGATCGCATCTGGGCATGATCTGGAAGTTGTCGGTCCGACCGCTCCGGAATTGGTCGTGGCCACCGGCGCAGCCCTGCTTGCACTCCAGAGTTATTCGGGCGCAGCGCGTCTGGCGTTCATCGGCGGCAAACCGCAACGTGAGTGGCTCTCCGCGACACCCATCGCGGTCGCCGGAGCCGTCATCGCCGCCACGCTCATGACGATCTACGCGGTGAGCTCGTCATTCGCGGATCGTCCGGCCGTTGATCCGCAGCCCTCGGTCAGCAGCAGCGTGCCACCGGCCGCGGCGACCAGTGACAGCGACCCGCCGGTCGCCCCGAGACCCCCCTCGCAGCCGATCACCCGGATTCCGGATGAGCCCGTCGAGCCGACCGTCGTGGCCCCTGTCCCGACCCAACAGCCCGTGCCGCAGACCGGCTGGAACGATCCGCCGGCCTGGGCGACCACGGAGTTGCCGCCGACGCGCCCGTCGACGAGCACCAGCACCCGCACGCTGTCGCCGTTCCCGTGGCCGGAGTTGCCGTTCCCGCCCGGATCGACGCCGACGATCCCGCCGGAACTGTTGCCGCCGGGTTTCCTCCCGCCGAGCGCCGCGCCCACGCCTCCGCCTCCGACGTATACGACGCCGACGCCGGAGTCTCCGCGCACCGGTTCGGCACGGCCGAGCAGCACGCGCGCCCAGGGGGAGACCCAGGCGCCGTCGGTGCCCGACTCAGGGCGGCCCGCTGATCGGGGCGGGGAGTCGGCACCGCAGATCCCGCCGTCGCCTCAGCCCAGCAGTCCGGTGCCCACGGTTCCCGCGCCGCGCTGA
- a CDS encoding tRNA (cytidine(34)-2'-O)-methyltransferase: MFRIMFYQPCIPPNTGNAIRLAANTGCELHLIEPLGFSMSDAQVKRAGLDYHEMANVTVHPNLVTAWTTLKPERVFAFTAHAERYHTDVDYRPGDVLLFGPEPTGLPAEVLDEPEVTDRVRIPMLAGRRSHNLANAASIVVYEAWRQHGFSGAV; the protein is encoded by the coding sequence ATGTTCCGAATCATGTTCTACCAGCCGTGCATCCCGCCGAACACGGGCAATGCGATCCGGCTGGCCGCCAACACGGGGTGCGAGCTCCACCTCATCGAACCGCTCGGTTTCTCCATGTCCGACGCGCAGGTGAAACGCGCGGGACTCGACTACCACGAGATGGCCAACGTCACGGTTCATCCCAACCTGGTGACCGCCTGGACGACGCTGAAGCCGGAGCGGGTGTTCGCGTTCACCGCCCACGCCGAGCGGTACCACACCGACGTCGACTACCGGCCCGGTGACGTGCTGCTGTTCGGCCCGGAACCGACCGGGTTGCCCGCGGAGGTCCTCGACGAACCCGAGGTCACCGACCGGGTGCGCATCCCCATGCTCGCCGGTCGTCGTTCCCACAACCTGGCCAACGCCGCGAGCATCGTGGTGTACGAGGCGTGGCGACAGCACGGCTTTTCCGGTGCTGTCTAG
- the metX gene encoding homoserine O-acetyltransferase MetX produces the protein MSVSIDLNATASDQPDWESLPDGELVGIPIGSLPLDSGARIDDVTLAFQRWGTLSPSRDNVILTLHALTGDSHVTGPADADHDSAGWWDGLIGPGQAIDTDEWCVISANVLGGCKGSTGPGSIAPDGRPWGSRFPQITVLDQVRAEVALLDRLGITSVGAVLGGSMGGARALEWVIEYPDRVRSALVLAVGARATADQIGIQSAQIAAIKADPDWRGGDYHGTGRIPLQGMGIARRIAHLMYRSEPELDSRFANDAQGDENPLTGGRYAVQSYLDHQASKLMSRFDPASYVVLTEVLNHHDVGRGRGGVAKALNACTVPVIVGGIDSDRLYPIRLQVELAEELGNCVGGLQVVHSDTGHDGFLTEFDAISDLLKRTVELARRDA, from the coding sequence TTGTCGGTGAGTATCGACCTGAACGCGACAGCGTCTGATCAGCCCGATTGGGAGTCTCTCCCGGACGGGGAACTCGTCGGCATCCCGATCGGGTCGCTGCCTCTCGACAGCGGAGCACGGATCGACGACGTCACCCTGGCGTTCCAGCGCTGGGGGACGTTGTCGCCGTCCCGCGACAACGTGATCCTCACTCTTCATGCGCTGACGGGTGACTCGCATGTCACCGGCCCCGCCGACGCCGACCACGACTCGGCCGGATGGTGGGACGGGTTGATCGGGCCCGGGCAGGCCATCGACACCGACGAGTGGTGCGTCATCTCTGCCAACGTCCTCGGGGGATGCAAGGGGTCCACCGGCCCGGGTTCCATCGCCCCCGACGGCCGTCCGTGGGGTTCGCGTTTCCCACAGATCACCGTCCTCGACCAGGTCCGCGCCGAGGTGGCACTCCTCGATCGCCTCGGAATCACCAGCGTCGGTGCGGTTCTCGGCGGGTCGATGGGTGGCGCGCGCGCCCTCGAGTGGGTCATCGAGTACCCCGACCGGGTGCGCAGTGCACTCGTCCTCGCCGTCGGCGCCCGCGCGACCGCGGACCAGATCGGTATCCAGTCCGCTCAGATCGCCGCGATCAAGGCCGACCCGGACTGGCGCGGTGGCGACTATCACGGCACTGGACGAATCCCGTTGCAGGGCATGGGAATCGCTCGTCGAATCGCCCATCTCATGTACCGCAGCGAACCCGAGCTCGACAGCCGATTCGCGAACGACGCCCAGGGCGACGAGAATCCGCTGACCGGCGGGCGCTACGCGGTGCAGAGCTACCTCGACCATCAGGCGTCGAAGCTGATGTCGCGCTTCGACCCGGCGAGCTACGTCGTCCTCACCGAGGTCCTCAACCATCACGATGTCGGGCGCGGTCGCGGCGGAGTCGCCAAGGCGCTCAACGCATGCACCGTTCCGGTGATCGTCGGGGGAATCGACTCCGACCGCCTCTACCCGATCCGGCTCCAGGTCGAACTCGCCGAGGAGCTGGGCAACTGCGTCGGCGGCCTCCAGGTCGTCCACTCCGACACCGGTCACGACGGCTTCCTGACCGAGTTCGACGCCATCAGCGATCTACTCAAGCGCACAGTCGAACTCGCGCGACGCGACGCCTGA